In the genome of Flaviflexus ciconiae, one region contains:
- a CDS encoding type 1 glutamine amidotransferase domain-containing protein yields MSNELAGHKIAFLCKRGVEQPELTEPWKAVLEAGGQPVLVSEEAGTITAMIHDWDYGDDFTVDVTLDDAKPADYLALVLPGGTLNSDKIRTNEKAQDFVRAFVEDGKPVAPICHGAWIMIDAEVIAGRTLTSTPRIRKDLENAGATWVDEEFHRDGNLLSSRSPRDLDAFNRGIVEVFAEAASK; encoded by the coding sequence ATGTCGAATGAACTCGCAGGCCACAAGATCGCATTCCTCTGCAAGCGCGGAGTGGAGCAGCCAGAACTGACGGAACCGTGGAAGGCAGTCCTTGAAGCGGGCGGTCAGCCGGTACTGGTCAGTGAAGAGGCGGGCACTATTACCGCAATGATTCACGACTGGGACTACGGCGATGATTTCACCGTCGATGTCACCCTCGACGACGCGAAGCCTGCTGACTATCTTGCACTCGTCCTGCCCGGAGGAACACTGAACTCCGACAAGATCAGGACGAACGAGAAGGCGCAGGACTTCGTCCGAGCATTTGTGGAGGATGGCAAGCCCGTCGCCCCGATCTGCCACGGTGCGTGGATCATGATCGACGCCGAGGTTATTGCCGGTCGCACGCTGACGTCCACACCACGGATCCGGAAGGATCTCGAGAACGCCGGGGCAACCTGGGTGGATGAAGAATTCCACCGCGACGGCAACCTGCTGTCCAGCAGAAGCCCTCGAGACCTTGACGCGTTCAACCGCGGTATTGTCGAAGTTTTCGCCGAAGCAGCATCCAAGTAG
- a CDS encoding class I SAM-dependent methyltransferase — MAFDDFIPSGNQAVNPGVYDIENEGIDPEGTLWRALVEAAPWTDKSLVDLGCGAGWWLPKYSDAAELYGVEPDETLLDIARGRDSKAKILHSSAEHIPLADDSVDVVHARFAYFFPHPTYDVSQGLREVARVLRPGGTLVVIDNDTVRGEFAKLLKVSVAAERQGENTYTRQWWAEQGAETRAIMSSWEFQSRSDLESVIRLEFPSEVAENWLAEHPERTGLSYGYLLHIWVKPGA; from the coding sequence ATGGCTTTTGATGATTTCATCCCCTCGGGTAACCAGGCGGTTAATCCCGGTGTGTACGACATTGAGAATGAGGGGATCGATCCGGAAGGGACCCTGTGGCGGGCCCTCGTTGAGGCAGCACCCTGGACAGATAAGTCCCTGGTTGATCTGGGATGTGGGGCGGGTTGGTGGCTCCCAAAATACTCCGATGCTGCTGAGCTGTACGGTGTTGAGCCCGATGAGACGCTCCTGGATATAGCTCGTGGTCGCGACTCGAAAGCAAAGATTCTTCACAGTTCGGCCGAGCATATTCCCCTTGCCGATGACTCGGTTGACGTTGTGCACGCCCGGTTCGCCTACTTTTTCCCACACCCCACATACGACGTGTCCCAGGGCCTACGTGAGGTCGCTCGTGTTCTCCGCCCGGGAGGGACCCTCGTCGTGATCGATAACGACACCGTGCGAGGGGAGTTTGCGAAGCTACTCAAGGTCAGTGTTGCGGCTGAGAGGCAGGGCGAGAATACGTACACCAGGCAGTGGTGGGCTGAGCAGGGAGCCGAGACCCGTGCCATTATGAGCTCCTGGGAGTTTCAATCACGGAGCGATCTCGAGTCGGTTATTCGGCTCGAATTCCCATCCGAGGTCGCCGAGAACTGGCTTGCCGAGCATCCCGAACGCACCGGCCTCAGTTACGGGTACCTGCTCCACATCTGGGTTAAGCCGGGCGCATGA
- a CDS encoding DUF1846 domain-containing protein: MSVGFDSAKYIELQSQHIAERHRSIGGKLYLEMGGKLFDDNHASRVLPGFTPDNKITMLERMKDEVEIIIVLNANDIARQKVRADLGITYEEDVLRLVDVFRERGFLVENIALTQMADDNQSARAFRSRLQRLGFKVSRHRTIKGYPANPDLVVSKDGFGKNDYIETTRDLIVVTAPGPGSGKLATCLSQLYHDHQRGLKSGYAKFETFPVWNLPLDHPVNLAYESATADLDDVNMIDPYHLSAYGEQAVNYNRDVEVFPLLSRLLEVILGESPYKSPTDMGVNMVGHCISDDEACRQAAKEEIIRRYYKALVNETRNDLESEESDRIAIVMGKLGISRLDRAVVEPALKIEKKTKNPAAAIELADGTIVTGKTSELLGCSSAMLLNALKVLASIHDKVQLLSPEAIKPIQDLKTKHLGSQNPRLHMDEVLIALSVSAATSTQAQEALAQLRNLRDCDVHTTTILGSVDEGIFRNLGVRVTSEPVYQVKKLYRKR, translated from the coding sequence ATGTCCGTGGGCTTTGATAGCGCGAAATATATCGAACTCCAGTCCCAGCACATCGCTGAACGCCACAGGAGCATCGGCGGAAAGCTCTATTTGGAGATGGGTGGAAAGCTGTTCGACGACAATCATGCGTCGAGGGTTCTTCCCGGGTTCACTCCCGACAATAAGATCACCATGCTGGAGCGCATGAAGGACGAAGTTGAAATCATCATCGTCCTCAACGCCAACGACATTGCACGGCAAAAGGTCCGGGCCGATCTTGGCATCACCTATGAAGAGGACGTTCTGCGGCTCGTTGACGTATTCCGCGAGCGCGGCTTCCTCGTTGAGAACATCGCGCTGACGCAAATGGCAGATGATAACCAGTCAGCCCGAGCGTTCCGTTCACGCTTGCAGCGCCTCGGTTTCAAGGTCAGCCGCCACCGGACAATCAAGGGTTATCCCGCTAATCCGGATCTTGTTGTGTCAAAGGACGGATTCGGGAAGAACGACTATATCGAGACAACCCGCGACCTCATCGTTGTCACCGCACCGGGCCCGGGCTCCGGCAAGCTCGCCACGTGCCTGTCTCAGCTCTACCACGATCACCAAAGGGGCTTGAAGTCCGGGTACGCAAAGTTTGAGACGTTCCCCGTATGGAACCTACCTCTCGACCATCCCGTGAACCTCGCATACGAGTCGGCTACTGCCGACCTTGATGACGTCAACATGATCGATCCCTACCACCTGTCTGCATACGGGGAGCAGGCGGTCAACTACAACCGCGATGTTGAGGTTTTCCCGCTCCTATCCAGGTTGCTGGAAGTGATCCTTGGGGAGTCTCCGTACAAGTCGCCGACCGACATGGGTGTGAACATGGTCGGCCACTGCATCAGTGACGATGAGGCGTGCAGACAGGCGGCGAAGGAAGAAATTATCCGCCGCTACTATAAGGCGCTTGTTAACGAGACCCGGAATGATCTGGAGTCTGAAGAGTCCGATCGTATTGCGATCGTCATGGGCAAGCTTGGGATCAGCCGCCTGGATCGAGCCGTTGTCGAGCCTGCGCTGAAGATCGAGAAGAAAACGAAGAATCCCGCAGCCGCGATCGAGCTTGCTGACGGCACGATCGTGACTGGCAAAACTTCCGAGCTGCTTGGATGTTCGTCTGCAATGCTCCTGAACGCGCTCAAGGTCCTTGCCAGCATTCACGATAAGGTGCAGCTCCTCTCCCCCGAAGCAATCAAGCCAATTCAGGATCTTAAGACAAAGCATCTGGGGAGCCAGAACCCGCGCCTGCACATGGACGAAGTGCTCATTGCCCTGTCGGTCTCTGCGGCCACTAGCACTCAGGCGCAGGAAGCTCTTGCTCAGCTGAGGAACTTGCGGGACTGCGATGTTCATACGACAACGATTCTTGGATCCGTTGACGAAGGCATTTTCCGCAACCTGGGTGTGCGGGTCACATCTGAGCCCGTCTATCAGGTCAAAAAGCTTTACCGGAAGCGATAA
- a CDS encoding adenine-specific methyltransferase EcoRI family protein yields MGNTDLGAARKAQANEFYTQWPDIEREMNAYLEYDPDVFRDKVVLLPCDDPEWSNFTKFFALHFQDFGLKKLISTSYAPNSNAGAAFYQPTLFETETPIYDVEKSLERGRVFTLLPEDVTGDGRVDIDDLRWEYLEGDGDFRSPEVTALRDEADIIVTNPPFSLFREFLGWLVGGGVEFSIIGNVNAITYKEVFPLIRNNLLWLGPSISSGDREFRVPDSYPLNAAGTRVDEAGRKYIRVKGVRWFTNIEHGRRHEPVQLMTMADNVKFSRHERIRETGYPQYDNYDAIEVGFTDSIPSDYAGVMGVPITFLDKYNPDQFEILGITDRGNEYGLKTREYGPETPKAGDLNRRAAYIDADGNLKSTYARLLIQRRP; encoded by the coding sequence ATGGGGAACACCGACTTAGGGGCGGCGCGTAAAGCGCAAGCAAACGAGTTCTATACTCAATGGCCGGATATCGAGCGGGAGATGAACGCCTATCTCGAGTATGACCCGGACGTTTTTAGGGACAAAGTAGTCCTGCTACCTTGCGATGATCCGGAGTGGAGCAACTTTACAAAGTTTTTCGCGCTACACTTCCAAGACTTTGGACTCAAGAAGCTCATATCAACGTCCTACGCGCCTAATAGCAACGCGGGGGCGGCGTTCTACCAGCCGACGTTGTTCGAGACGGAGACGCCCATATACGACGTCGAGAAGTCTCTCGAGCGGGGACGAGTGTTTACTCTCCTGCCGGAGGACGTGACCGGCGACGGCCGTGTCGATATTGACGATCTCCGCTGGGAATACCTCGAAGGTGACGGAGACTTCCGGAGTCCGGAGGTAACCGCGCTGCGAGATGAGGCCGACATCATTGTCACTAATCCACCGTTCTCGCTGTTTCGAGAGTTCCTAGGATGGCTTGTCGGAGGTGGCGTTGAGTTCTCGATCATCGGCAATGTAAACGCAATTACGTATAAAGAAGTGTTCCCACTCATTCGTAACAATCTGCTCTGGCTTGGTCCGTCAATCTCAAGTGGAGACCGAGAGTTTAGAGTCCCCGATAGTTACCCGCTCAACGCTGCCGGGACTCGAGTCGACGAGGCTGGCCGCAAATACATTCGAGTAAAGGGCGTCCGGTGGTTCACGAATATCGAGCACGGCCGGAGGCATGAGCCGGTTCAACTCATGACAATGGCCGATAACGTCAAGTTCAGCCGACACGAACGGATACGCGAGACGGGCTATCCGCAATACGACAATTACGACGCGATAGAGGTTGGCTTTACCGACTCGATCCCGAGCGATTACGCCGGAGTTATGGGAGTCCCGATTACCTTCCTCGACAAGTACAACCCGGACCAGTTCGAGATCCTTGGGATTACGGATCGCGGTAACGAGTACGGGCTCAAGACACGCGAATATGGGCCGGAGACACCGAAGGCCGGGGATTTAAACCGACGCGCGGCCTACATCGACGCGGACGGTAATCTCAAGTCGACCTATGCCCGGCTACTAATTCAACGGAGGCCGTAG
- a CDS encoding HNH endonuclease family protein: METTLKKYTVAEVVDGFVYNELEGRGLYGLSGDLVIQPEYQRHYIYGDGKRDVAVIDSVLKGYPLGLIYFVDAGNQLEVLDGQQRITSLGRFITGKFAVIHGGREQVFSSLTEEEQTSILEHELLVYICKGTEAEIKEWFKTINIAGVPLNDQELRNAIYSGPFVTAAKAEFSNSNNALIQKWSHYVRGNPKRQEILEEALEWVASANGQSIDGYMAAHRQDTDIHGLNTYFTSVIDWIDSVFIGIPDPTMRGLEWGRLYETYHHNAYNARELDADVQALLKDGAVFKPAGIYEYLLGGKTDPRLLDVRVFFAATKKAAYDRQTEAAKEAGVSNCPLCAVGSNANRARLYKFKEMEADHVTAWSRGGLTTDDNCEMLCMSHNRAKGNR; the protein is encoded by the coding sequence ATGGAGACAACACTCAAGAAATACACTGTCGCCGAAGTGGTCGACGGCTTTGTCTACAACGAGCTAGAGGGCCGGGGGCTCTACGGGTTGAGCGGTGACCTAGTGATCCAGCCCGAATACCAACGGCACTACATTTACGGGGACGGTAAGCGAGACGTTGCCGTTATTGACTCAGTACTCAAGGGCTATCCCCTCGGTCTCATTTACTTTGTGGACGCCGGGAACCAGCTCGAGGTGCTCGACGGACAACAAAGAATAACGAGCCTCGGACGCTTCATTACCGGGAAGTTCGCGGTGATCCACGGAGGCCGTGAGCAAGTATTCTCCTCACTCACCGAGGAGGAACAGACCTCAATTCTCGAGCACGAGCTCCTCGTCTACATATGCAAGGGCACCGAGGCCGAGATCAAAGAATGGTTCAAGACAATCAACATTGCCGGGGTGCCACTCAATGACCAAGAGCTGCGCAACGCAATCTATTCCGGACCGTTCGTCACGGCCGCGAAGGCCGAGTTCTCCAATTCCAACAATGCCCTAATACAGAAGTGGTCTCACTACGTTCGAGGTAACCCTAAGAGGCAGGAGATCCTCGAGGAAGCCCTCGAATGGGTTGCCTCGGCTAACGGTCAATCAATCGATGGATATATGGCGGCTCACCGTCAGGACACCGATATTCACGGCCTCAATACATACTTCACGAGCGTTATTGATTGGATAGACAGCGTGTTTATCGGGATCCCGGATCCCACAATGAGAGGCCTCGAATGGGGCCGGTTGTACGAGACGTATCATCACAACGCCTACAACGCCCGCGAGCTCGACGCGGACGTGCAAGCACTCCTCAAAGACGGGGCGGTATTTAAGCCGGCCGGCATTTATGAGTATCTCCTCGGAGGCAAGACGGACCCGAGACTCCTCGATGTCCGAGTATTCTTTGCCGCAACGAAGAAGGCCGCCTATGACCGACAGACGGAGGCCGCCAAGGAAGCCGGTGTCTCTAATTGCCCGCTATGCGCCGTTGGATCTAACGCCAACCGTGCCCGTCTCTACAAGTTCAAAGAGATGGAAGCGGATCACGTGACGGCATGGTCCCGGGGCGGGCTCACAACCGACGATAATTGCGAAATGCTCTGCATGAGCCACAACCGCGCCAAGGGCAACCGCTAA
- a CDS encoding metallophosphoesterase, whose protein sequence is MIRGIATVTGLGVGIGAGVAGWSLWEARSFQRSFHHLNILPDGMEPMRILNISDIHLMPGDEKKVEFLRDLADLKPDAVFLTGDQLSSTKSLPSLLRALQPLNGIPGAFVFGSHDYHAPVWKNPLSYVLPFLGGPEKDPEDLPHAAMAEAFRDFGWTDMRNTRSSIQVNNQKIQLVGVDDPHIDLDEYPAPKEQEGFTIGLTHAPYARVLNAMEADSVTLALAGHTHGGQVCVPGYGALITNCDLDTAHVAGVFGWPAIAQEKTMTVAISRGLGTSPYAPFRLACRPEVQIIDLA, encoded by the coding sequence ATGATCCGCGGTATCGCCACCGTCACGGGCCTTGGCGTAGGCATTGGTGCAGGAGTTGCCGGATGGTCACTGTGGGAAGCCCGTAGCTTCCAACGGTCCTTCCACCACCTCAATATCCTCCCTGACGGCATGGAGCCGATGAGGATCCTCAACATTTCCGACATTCACCTCATGCCCGGGGATGAGAAAAAGGTGGAGTTCCTTCGCGACCTTGCCGACCTCAAGCCGGATGCCGTGTTCCTCACCGGCGATCAGCTGTCATCCACAAAGTCCCTCCCGTCGCTTTTGCGTGCCCTGCAACCCCTCAACGGGATCCCGGGAGCCTTCGTGTTTGGCTCCCACGACTATCACGCACCGGTCTGGAAGAACCCACTCAGCTACGTTCTGCCGTTCCTCGGTGGACCCGAGAAGGACCCGGAGGACCTCCCCCACGCCGCGATGGCGGAAGCGTTCCGCGACTTCGGCTGGACCGATATGCGCAACACTCGGTCGTCGATCCAGGTAAACAACCAAAAGATTCAGCTTGTTGGCGTGGACGACCCGCACATCGATCTCGACGAATACCCGGCTCCCAAGGAGCAGGAGGGCTTCACAATCGGCCTAACGCATGCCCCGTACGCTCGGGTCCTTAACGCTATGGAGGCGGACAGCGTCACGCTTGCCCTCGCCGGTCATACTCACGGCGGTCAGGTCTGCGTCCCTGGCTACGGTGCTCTTATCACCAACTGCGATCTCGACACCGCGCATGTTGCCGGAGTCTTCGGCTGGCCTGCAATCGCGCAGGAAAAGACAATGACCGTAGCAATCTCCCGCGGGCTGGGAACCTCCCCGTACGCGCCGTTCCGTCTGGCCTGCCGACCCGAGGTTCAAATCATCGACCTGGCGTGA
- the tadA gene encoding tRNA adenosine(34) deaminase TadA: MMRNCLKLAETASQLGDVPVGAVVLSQTGEILGEGFNIRESRHDPAGHAEIVALRRAAEKLGAWRLDECTLVVTLEPCTMCAGAIVLSRIETVVFGAWDPKAGAAGSLRDVLRDPRLNHQVEVIGGILEEECSTQLTDYFAQAR, translated from the coding sequence GTGATGCGCAACTGCCTCAAACTTGCCGAAACAGCGTCGCAGCTGGGCGACGTTCCGGTCGGCGCTGTCGTCCTCTCTCAAACCGGTGAAATCCTTGGTGAGGGTTTCAATATCAGGGAATCTCGGCACGATCCCGCCGGTCATGCCGAGATCGTGGCCCTGAGAAGAGCGGCAGAAAAGCTCGGTGCCTGGCGACTCGATGAATGCACTCTCGTTGTCACGCTGGAGCCGTGCACAATGTGTGCAGGAGCGATCGTGCTGTCGAGAATCGAGACGGTGGTCTTCGGTGCGTGGGACCCGAAGGCTGGTGCGGCAGGGTCCCTCAGGGATGTCTTGCGAGATCCAAGGCTCAACCACCAGGTTGAAGTAATCGGCGGGATCCTTGAGGAAGAATGCTCAACCCAGTTGACGGACTACTTCGCTCAGGCCCGATAG
- a CDS encoding tyrosine-type recombinase/integrase encodes MQARYIHPEVPFKDDGTRNYINGPVTFTTKRAADNWLATVQSSIAAGTWKSPEQEKAEQATADAEARRLAFTFGEYAEAFFATRDWSPNTERPERSRLRTHLLPRWGEVALSSITTPDIKSWAVTLAPGAPGNRKKAYDLFANILNSAVNDDLIPRNPCPVKGLKGIKAAPVKPSKVKQAKREPRAFTSGELEKLTAELSETHAVMAMVQGRMGLRIGEVRALVGGSVIEHADGAVWLEVKQSASNDGKSLHVKTPKTPKSVRTLPVPEAMAHALLEWARVAGKRGILFPAKDDPAKYMPTSTYGQALTRAGKRAGIGHVAPHDLRHTAASILLANGVQEHVVSEILGHTHSSITRRYTHTYAEQFEEAAEVISNLMQRPAGVTSLDERRAVAN; translated from the coding sequence ATGCAGGCCCGGTACATTCATCCCGAGGTGCCGTTCAAGGATGACGGGACCCGTAACTACATCAACGGCCCGGTAACATTCACGACGAAGCGCGCAGCAGACAACTGGCTAGCAACGGTGCAATCAAGTATCGCGGCCGGGACATGGAAGAGCCCCGAGCAAGAGAAGGCCGAGCAAGCCACTGCCGACGCCGAGGCACGCCGACTCGCATTCACGTTCGGGGAGTACGCGGAGGCATTCTTTGCCACGCGGGACTGGAGTCCGAACACCGAACGGCCCGAACGGTCACGGCTTAGGACTCATTTATTGCCCCGCTGGGGCGAGGTGGCACTCTCCTCGATCACAACGCCGGACATTAAGTCTTGGGCCGTTACGCTCGCACCTGGTGCGCCGGGGAACCGTAAGAAGGCGTATGACCTTTTCGCGAATATCTTGAATAGCGCCGTTAATGATGACCTCATACCGCGTAACCCGTGCCCGGTTAAGGGTTTGAAAGGTATCAAGGCCGCTCCGGTGAAGCCGAGCAAGGTTAAGCAAGCCAAGCGGGAGCCCCGGGCATTCACGTCCGGGGAGCTCGAGAAGCTCACGGCGGAGTTGTCGGAGACTCATGCGGTCATGGCGATGGTGCAGGGCCGTATGGGGCTACGTATCGGGGAGGTACGGGCCCTAGTGGGAGGAAGCGTTATCGAGCACGCGGACGGGGCCGTATGGCTTGAGGTGAAACAAAGTGCCTCGAATGACGGTAAGAGCCTGCACGTTAAGACACCTAAGACACCTAAGAGTGTTCGCACGTTGCCCGTGCCGGAGGCTATGGCTCACGCCTTATTGGAATGGGCTCGAGTGGCCGGTAAGCGTGGGATCCTTTTCCCGGCTAAGGATGACCCGGCGAAGTACATGCCGACGTCAACGTATGGGCAAGCACTCACGCGGGCCGGTAAGCGTGCCGGTATTGGTCACGTAGCACCGCATGACCTCAGGCATACGGCGGCGAGTATTCTGCTCGCGAATGGCGTTCAGGAGCATGTTGTCTCGGAGATCCTGGGGCATACTCATTCGTCGATCACACGGCGCTATACGCACACATATGCCGAGCAATTCGAGGAGGCGGCGGAGGTTATCTCTAATCTCATGCAACGGCCCGCTGGCGTGACGTCGCTCGATGAACGTAGGGCGGTGGCAAACTAG
- a CDS encoding Ltp family lipoprotein, translated as MSMNYYPPATKKWYRQWWVWAIAIVVIITTIGAIATGSSSEKTPEAAEVADNIETTASESESPKATEVQTTDEEQSEEPTDDVTVAAVESTSSEATKKATPEAAKNETVAPAPTTTPAPAPTEAPASDLSVSQQNAVRSAESYLRFTAFSRQGLIDQLEYEGYSTSDATFAVDSLSVNWDEQAQLSAESYLEFTAFSRTGLIGQLEYEGFTNAQATYGVDAVNPDWNEQARLSAESYLELMGFSRQGLIDQLLYEGFTLEQATYGVNAVGL; from the coding sequence ATGTCCATGAATTACTACCCACCAGCCACAAAGAAGTGGTACCGACAATGGTGGGTGTGGGCCATCGCCATCGTTGTCATCATCACCACCATTGGAGCCATAGCAACCGGCAGTTCCTCGGAGAAGACTCCCGAAGCGGCCGAGGTTGCAGACAACATTGAAACCACGGCATCAGAATCGGAGTCACCAAAGGCCACCGAGGTACAGACGACCGACGAGGAGCAGAGTGAGGAGCCGACAGACGACGTCACCGTCGCCGCCGTTGAGTCGACATCTTCCGAGGCGACAAAGAAAGCCACCCCGGAGGCCGCTAAGAACGAGACCGTAGCGCCAGCACCAACGACGACACCGGCACCCGCACCCACGGAAGCTCCCGCTTCAGACCTCTCAGTCTCCCAGCAGAACGCGGTGCGCTCAGCCGAGTCTTACCTCCGGTTCACGGCATTCTCCCGCCAGGGCCTCATCGACCAGCTCGAATACGAGGGTTACTCAACATCCGATGCAACATTCGCGGTCGACTCCCTCAGCGTGAACTGGGACGAGCAGGCGCAACTCTCTGCAGAAAGCTATCTGGAGTTCACGGCTTTTTCCCGCACGGGACTTATTGGCCAGCTTGAGTACGAAGGGTTCACCAACGCACAGGCCACCTACGGCGTGGATGCCGTCAATCCAGACTGGAATGAGCAGGCTCGCCTATCCGCGGAAAGCTACTTGGAGCTCATGGGATTCTCCCGCCAGGGCCTCATCGACCAACTGCTGTATGAAGGGTTCACCCTCGAGCAGGCCACCTACGGAGTGAACGCGGTCGGCCTCTAA
- a CDS encoding helix-turn-helix domain-containing protein, with protein sequence MSTSTVEPTLPEFTSIQGAATLLACSTDTVRRMIYSGKLPHARLGRTIRIPLSALTLESLNGEGGAK encoded by the coding sequence ATGTCAACGTCAACGGTTGAACCTACTCTGCCCGAATTTACGTCGATCCAGGGAGCTGCCACTCTCCTCGCTTGCTCGACCGACACGGTCCGGAGGATGATCTACTCCGGTAAATTGCCTCATGCCCGCCTCGGTCGAACGATACGGATCCCACTCTCAGCACTCACTCTCGAGTCGCTTAACGGCGAGGGCGGTGCAAAGTGA